In candidate division KSB1 bacterium, the following proteins share a genomic window:
- a CDS encoding glycosyltransferase family 2 protein: protein MSEKLSVAIITKNEENNIERCLKSVQWADEIVVVDNGSTDRTPEICRQYATKVISQPEWLGFGPLKQLAVNAASHDWILSIDSDEEVSLGLQSEIRKILQQPKFLGYRIKRQSFYLGQPIRFCGWQRDYPLRLFDRRYGNFNDSIVHESVSVNGSVAKIEQPILHYTYPTIRSHIDRMNRYTELGLIKLMAQHRSSSLFGAVARGVVKFIKMYFLQQGFRDGRIGFVLCYNSAFGVYLKYLKLWENQR, encoded by the coding sequence ATGTCCGAAAAACTATCAGTCGCCATCATCACAAAAAATGAAGAAAATAACATCGAGCGCTGTCTGAAATCGGTACAATGGGCGGATGAGATCGTGGTGGTTGACAATGGCTCGACCGATCGGACGCCCGAAATCTGTCGGCAATACGCGACAAAGGTGATCTCTCAGCCCGAATGGCTGGGCTTTGGGCCGCTCAAACAATTGGCAGTCAACGCTGCCTCTCATGATTGGATTTTATCAATTGATTCGGATGAAGAAGTGAGCTTAGGTTTGCAATCGGAAATTCGAAAGATTTTGCAGCAGCCCAAGTTTCTTGGCTATCGTATCAAGCGCCAGTCCTTTTACCTGGGCCAGCCAATTCGATTCTGCGGTTGGCAACGGGATTATCCGTTGCGGTTGTTCGATCGCCGCTATGGCAATTTCAACGACAGCATCGTCCATGAATCGGTGAGTGTGAATGGCTCAGTAGCAAAAATTGAACAACCGATTTTGCACTACACTTATCCGACCATTCGCTCTCATATCGACCGAATGAATCGTTACACCGAATTGGGTTTGATCAAACTCATGGCACAGCATCGATCCTCCTCGCTTTTCGGCGCAGTGGCACGGGGCGTGGTCAAATTTATCAAGATGTACTTTTTGCAGCAGGGTTTTCGGGACGGTCGAATCGGGTTCGTTCTTTGCTATAATTCAGCGTTCGGCGTTTATCTAAAATATTTGAAGCTATGGGAAAATCAGCGATAA